A region of Salvelinus alpinus chromosome 6, SLU_Salpinus.1, whole genome shotgun sequence DNA encodes the following proteins:
- the LOC139578910 gene encoding atrial natriuretic peptide receptor 1, whose translation MVFQILHILDFGVKKMMAFLLKALVLPVFLSSVPWVAGSTFTLLLSLPNTSKPFSVGRIGAGALIAIDAVNRSPDLLAGHWLEHEYVDDECSDVNGPGKIVELLHRRNYSAFIGPACSEVCAITAKLAAFWNIPVVSPTCADQQFLIKKAYPTLTRVFGPFTKMGSFFVKICEKFGWRRVSIIYEHTPAWIIPAEGIRYQAEVNNITVAKYLAFQTPLGQDSTHTALTQARMLQEVAEVSRIIVISAHGEVVRDFLVEAHRRGLTTGDYVFFCFEPYRLEEMFGNFDWKRGDEDDSVAKQAYQALFLLSLYKPNDQRYWNFSNDVIRRSREDFGYVYAPNEKVSVLAAIAHDSVWLYAQALNETLAERGDPYDGFTITHKMWNRTITGIQGDVTMDANGDRESAYMMKHIQGGENDREFKVIANYFGTNKAYEPVEGVQVYWPGGRKTPPKDTPHFGFKDELFINIEKRFAIAVGTIAVFLATGTLIVCLLYRKHVIQKKVSVVLWRISPGDVTMMGHSSSSAGKVPYLNSESIHASLESILGNMKDSPSSHRTAVYKENICSVRLLNVKSVCQNREMLTELKQCRDLSHPNICSFIGACLEPPQLFLLTEYCPKGSLQDILKNGSIKLHWSFKFSLMLDIVKGMDYLHRSPLRSHGHLSSSNCVVDSRFVLKVTDHGLSLRRPPGQDEEGWSKEHWTSLLWRAPELLRDSMPSSGTQKGDVYSFGIIVQEVVYRRGPFHIPNNNLEARDIVEGVKAGVCVGGGGSPLRPHTDSSECPEGVEALLGACWSERPSDRPDFSSLRVTVKRLCPSGVGENILDDLLSRMEQYATNLEEVVSERTAQLLEEKRRAEGLLTQMLPRSVAVQLIAGKTVRAETYDSVTIYFSDIEGFTAMSASLTPMQVVNVLNDLYTYFDNIIDHHDVYKVETIGDAYMVVSGLPIRNGDDHAKEIARMSLAVVRGMRQYNSPHVPQQQLKVRIGLHSGPCVAGVVGLKMPRFCLFGDTVNTASRMESHGSPLKIHVSSSTKALLDTFRTFRCELRGDIHMKGKGLVRTFWLLGEDQ comes from the exons ATGGTTTTCCAAATCTTACACATTTTGGATTTTGGAGTCAAAAAAA TGATGGCGTTCCTGCTTAAGGCTCTAGTGCTACCTGTCTTCCTGTCCTCGGTGCCCTGGGTGGCAGGGTCAACGTTCACCCTGCTGCTGTCCTTGCCCAACACCTCCAAGCCCTTCAGTGTTGGCAGGATCGGGGCGGGCGCCCTCATCGCCATCGACGCCGTGAACCGGAGTCCCGATCTGTtggcag GTCATTGGCTGGAGCATGAATACGTGGATGATGAGTGTAGCGATGTGAACGGCCCGGGGAAGATAGTGGAGCTACTGCACAGACGGAACTACAGCGCTTTCATCGGCCCCGCCTGCTCCGAG GTGTGTGCGATCACTGCCAAGCTGGCAGCTTTCTGGAACATTCCCGTGGTCAGTCCCACCTGCGCAGATCAGCAATTTCTCATCAAAAAG GCTTACCCCACTCTTACCAGAGTGTTTGGCCCCTTCACCAAGATGGGCTCGTTCTTTGTGAAGATCTGTGAGAAGTTTGGCTGGAGACGTGTAAGCATTATCTACGAACACACACCTGCCTGGATCATCCCTGCTGAGGGAATCAG GTACCAAGCTGAGGTCAATAACATCACTGTGGCTAAATACCTGGCATTTCAAACACCTCTCGGGCAAGACAGCACTCACACAGCCCTCACACAAGCGCGTATGCTACAGGAGGTTGCCGAGGTGTCTCGCA TCATAGTGATCTCAGCGCATGGGGAGGTGGTCAGGGACTTCCTGGTCGAGGCCCACAGGAGAGGCCTCACCACAGGGGATTACGTCTTCTTCTGCTTCGAGCCCTACAGGCTGGAGGAGATGTTTGGCAACTTTGACTGGAAAAGAG GAGATGAGGATGACTCCGTGGCTAAGCAGGCCTACCAGGCTCTGTTTCTACTCTCCCTGTACAAACCCAACGACCAGAGGTACTGGAACTTCTCTAATGACGTCATCCGCAGATCCAGAGAGGACTTTGGCTATGTCTACGCACCCAACGAAAAG GTGTCGGTGCTGGCAGCCATAGCCCATGACTCTGTATGGCTGTATGCTCAGGCTCTGAATGAAACCCTGGCGGAACGCGGGGACCCATACGACGGCTTCACCATAACCCACAAGATGTGGAACCGAACCATCACAG GTATCCAGGGTGACGTTACCATGGATGCCAATGGAGACAGGGAGTCTGCCTATATGATGAAGCACATCCAGGGCGGAGAGAACGACAGGGAGTTCAAA GTAATCGCCAATTACTTTGGTACGAATAAGGCTTATGAGCCAGTGGAGGGGGTCCAAGTCTACTGGCCAGGAGGGAGGAAGACTCCACCGAAGGACACACCCCACTTTGGCTTCAAAGATGAGCTCTTCATCAATATCG AGAAGAGGTTTGCCATAGCTGTGGGGACCATTGCTGTTTTCCTGGCCACCGGGACACTTATCGTTTGTCTtctctacag GAAGCACGTCATCCAGAAGAAGGTGTCTGTGGTCCTATGGAGGATTAGCCCCGGCGATGTCACCATGATGGGGCACAGCTCGTCCTCGGCAGGAAAG gtaccGTACCTCAACTCCGAGTCCATCCATGCTTCTCTGGAGTCCATCCTGGGAAATATGAAGGACAGTCCATCCTCCCACAGAACGGCCGTCTATAAA GAGAACATCTGTTCAGTGCGACTGCTgaatgtgaagagtgtgtgtcAGAACAGAGAGATGCTCACTGAACTGAAGCAG tGTAGGGATTTGAGCCACCCAAACATCTGCAGCTTCATTGGTGCTTGTCTGGAACCTCCACAGCTCTTTCTGCTGACTGAGTACTGTCCTAAAGGGAGCCTGCAg GACATTTTGAAGAATGGTTCCATTAAGCTTCACTGGAGCTTCAAGTTCTCCCTGATGCTGGACATTGTCAAG GGGATGGACTACCTGCACCGCAGCCCCCTGCGCTCCCATGGTCACCTGTCGTCATCTAACTGCGTGGTGGATAGTCGCTTCGTCCTAAAGGTGACCGACCATGGCCTCAGTCTCAGAAGACCCCCCGGCCAGGACGAGGAGGGCTGGTCTAAAGAACACTGGACAT cCTTGCTGTGGAGGGCCCCGGAACTGCTGAGGGACAGCATGCCCTCCTCTGGCACCCAGAAGGGGGATGTCTACAGTTTTGGCATTATTGTTCAGGAGGTGGTGTACCGCAGGGGCCCTTTCCATATCCCCAACAACAACCTCGAGGCAAGAG acatagTGGAGGGGGTCAAGGccggggtgtgtgtggggggcggaGGTAGCCCCCTCAGGCCCCACACGGACAGTTCAGAGTGTCCAGAAGGTGTGGAGGCTCTGCTGGGGGCGTGCTGGAGTGAGAGGCCCAGTGACCGACCAGACTTCTCCTCCCTCAGAGTGACCGTAAAGAGACTCTGCCCCAGCGG CGTGGGCGAGAACATTCTGGATGACCTGCTGTCCCGCATGGAGCAGTATGCCACCAACCTGGAGGAGGTGGTCAGCGAGCGCACCGCCCAGCtcctggaggagaagaggagggccgAGGGCCTCCTCACTCAGATGTTGCCACG ATCGGTGGCTGTCCAGCTGATTGCTGGGAAGACGGTGCGGGCGGAAACCTACGACTCTGTCACCATCTATTTCAGTGACATCGAAGGATTCACCGCCATGTCGGCCAGTCTCACGCCAATGCAG GTGGTGAATGTGCTGAATGACCTGTACACGTACTTTGACAATATCATCGACCACCACGATGTTTACAAG GTGGAGACCATTGGCGACGCGTACATGGTGGTATCTGGCCTGCCCATTAGAAACGGGGACGACCATGCGAAGGAGATCGCCCGCATGTCTCTGGCAGTGGTGCGGGGCATGAGACAGTACAACAGTCCACACGTGCCCCAGCAGCAACTCAAAGTCCGCATTGGACTCCACTCAG GTCCATGTGTGGCTGGTGTAGTGGGACTGAAGATGCCCCGGTTCTGTTTGTTCGGAGACACAGTTAACACGGCCTCGCGGATGGAGTCGCACGGCTCAC CATTGAAGATCCATGTGAGCAGCTCCACTAAAGCTCTCCTGGACACATTTAGGACGTTCCGCTGTGAGCTGAGAGGAGACATCCACATGAAG GGGAAGGGGCTTGTGAGGACATTCTGGCTTTTGGGAGAAGACCAATGA